One genomic region from Cydia amplana chromosome Z, ilCydAmpl1.1, whole genome shotgun sequence encodes:
- the LOC134661079 gene encoding cytochrome b-c1 complex subunit 1, mitochondrial-like — protein MQRLLRRHFIPALSFTRQYRYPTTFLQFLRNQPEPQHTQLLNGVNVVTLQREGCRACVGLFADIGSRYELDFQNGITHLFEHIVFKTTKCTSKMDMMMKINALGIKLHAFTTREMVGYYAHCLPENVGDAIAILCECVMNNAIACDDIAREKLVIYEEIIKQDTDPKTLVFDYLHSTAFQGTSLANTVLGTTENLYKIDQVLINQYLQRIMHPCKFCLCAVGAVCHEPIVEVASKFLGWTVPIACKETLYRYTGSDVRYRNDAMPRAYVAYALEGPPFSDVDTVFMDLAATLIGGWDKTQIADQNHAVSVARRASLGDFCESYKSFHIKYKDTSLWGVQFISSSLQLEDMLYTLQDSLLGICTTVTEGEMERAKEQMKSRLLSKTATSYGAAKDLATHVLYNCCHWPAIPDRLEFIDKISLEDFKSTLYDYIYNKCPVISAVGPTEGLPDYTRIRAGQYWLRL, from the exons ATGCAAAGATTACTTCGCCGCCATTTCATTCCCGCACTTTCTTTTACTCGCCAATATCGCTACCCAACTACCTTCCTCCAGTTCCTCCGGAACCAGCCCGAGCCCCAACATACGCAACTTCTCAATGGAGTCAATGTTGTGACCTTGCAGAGAGAGGGGTGTAGAGCATGTGTGGGTTTATTTGCGGACATTGGATCGCGGTACGAGTTGGACTTCCAGAATGGCATCACACACCTGTTCGAGCATATCGTTTTTAAGACTACTAAGTGTACGTCGAAGATGGACATGATGATGAAGATTAATGCTTTAG GCATCAAATTACACGCGTTCACAACTCGAGAGATGGTGGGCTACTACGCCCACTGCCTGCCCGAGAACGTAGGCGACGCGATAGCCATCCTGTGCGAGTGCGTCATGAACAACGCCATCGCCTGCGACGACATCGCCCGCGAGAAACTCGTCATCTACGAGGAAATCATCAAGCAAGACACGGACCCTAAAACCTTAGTCTTCGACTACCTACACTCCACCGCTTTCCAAGGCACCAGTCTAGCCAACACTGTACTCGGCACAACAGAAAATCTTTACAAAATAGACCAGGTCCTAATAAACCAGTATTTGCAGAGAATTATGCACCCGTGTAAATTCTGCTTATGTGCTGTGGGCGCTGTGTGCCATGAGCCGATAGTCGAGGTGGCGAGCAAGTTTCTAGGTTGGACCGTGCCAATTGCGTGCAAGGAAACGCTGTACAGATATACCGGCTCGGATGTACGTTACAGAAACGACGCAATGCCAAGAGCGTACGTAGCTTACGCCTTAGAAGGTCCACCGTTTAGTGACGTCGATACGGTGTTTATGGACTTGGCTGCGACTTTGATAGGCGGTTGGGATAAAACACAAATCGCAGACCAAAATCATGCAGTGAGTGTCGCTAGAAGGGCTTCGCTCGGCGACTTCTGCGAGTCTTACAAATCGTTCCACATAAAGTATAAGGACACTTCGCTATGGGGCGTTCAGTTTATATCCTCCTCGTTGCAACTGGAAGACATGCTTTACACCCTTCAGGATTCCTTGCTTGGTATATGCACGACAGTTACTGAAGGCGAAATGGAAAGAGCTAAAGAGCAAATGAAGAGTAGGTTACTGTCCAAAACGGCGACATCCTACGGCGCAGCGAAAGACTTGGCGACTCACGTGTTGTACAACTGTTGTCACTGGCCCGCGATACCGGACAGGCTGGAGTTTATAGACAAGATATCATTGGAGGACTTCAAGAGCACGCTCTATGactatatttacaataaatgCCCGGTCATCTCGGCAGTGGGCCCCACTGAGGGTTTGCCAGATTATACCAGGATTAGAGCTGGCCAGTACTGGCTTAGACTTTAA